From one Polyangia bacterium genomic stretch:
- a CDS encoding glycosyltransferase family 2 protein, whose protein sequence is MINGKKVVVVMPAYNAERTLEKTVAEIPSSVDEVILVDDRSNDRTVELARELGLRTLVHPQNRGYGGNQKTCYAEALRAGADIVVMVHPDYQYTPKLVPALAHCITSGLYDVALGSRILGGRSIAGGMPRYKYVANRLLTAAENLLVREKLSEYHTGYRAFSRRLLLTLPLNENEDGFVFDNQMLVQAIYFGFRIAEITCPTAYFEEASSIGFLRSMEYGIGVMQAALECRFARMGLRRPAFLSDTGRRLTDPRQPPVHNEAPLGALRRRREDRLSTSTDEVRVAVDGAVNAALH, encoded by the coding sequence ATGATCAACGGGAAAAAGGTCGTGGTGGTGATGCCCGCGTACAACGCGGAGCGGACCCTGGAAAAGACGGTGGCGGAGATCCCGAGCTCGGTTGACGAGGTGATCTTGGTTGACGATCGGTCGAACGATCGCACAGTGGAGCTTGCCCGCGAGCTGGGCTTGCGGACACTAGTGCACCCGCAGAACCGCGGCTACGGCGGCAACCAGAAGACCTGCTACGCAGAAGCCCTGCGCGCCGGCGCCGACATCGTGGTGATGGTGCACCCCGATTATCAGTACACCCCCAAGCTGGTGCCGGCCCTGGCCCACTGCATCACCAGCGGCCTTTACGACGTGGCCCTGGGCTCGCGCATCCTGGGCGGGCGCAGCATCGCCGGCGGAATGCCGCGGTACAAGTATGTCGCCAATCGGCTGCTGACCGCCGCCGAGAATCTTTTGGTCCGCGAGAAGCTGTCCGAGTATCACACCGGCTACCGGGCTTTTTCGCGCCGTCTGCTGTTGACCTTGCCGCTCAACGAGAATGAAGACGGCTTCGTGTTCGACAACCAAATGTTGGTGCAGGCAATCTACTTCGGATTTCGCATCGCCGAGATCACCTGCCCGACGGCGTACTTCGAAGAGGCGTCGTCGATCGGCTTTCTGCGCAGCATGGAATACGGCATCGGCGTGATGCAGGCAGCATTGGAATGTCGGTTCGCCCGCATGGGCCTGCGCCGCCCCGCCTTCCTTTCGGACACCGGACGCCGGCTGACCGATCCGCGCCAGCCGCCCGTCCATAACGAGGCGCCGCTGGGCGCGCTTCGCCGCCGGCGCGAGGATCGGTTGTCGACATCGACGGACGAAGTGCGTGTGGCGGTTGACGGAGCGGTCAACGCCGCGCTTCACTAG
- a CDS encoding glycosyltransferase family 4 protein: MRSLILTLDPAMGGGVGTMQRVMRLAHRRLGLDVTLGFARHDRRSRWHPGVRSGQFEGHPTLSSGYWPSVEYLNYLVPALAMRAQIRQFPIIQVVSGMHSNSLMPILAGVPFVSWVATPFLDEVASRRQGPIPTLSVRLNHGLRAVNQRLERWSLRFPSLVLALSEYTARRLQVLTGLSRNRLEILRCPVDHQLFRPDGPRWPAAPGRYLISVGRVDDDRKNYAALVRAFGPVAARFPDLHLVIVGPAERADNAVVALARSAGLGERIHFPGPLGGEALAAVYRGAEAYVMTSRQEGLGIVVIEAQAAGLPVIIMRCGGSDELVSDGDDGRLIDQGDEAGFARVLGDALTTPVWLSAAGAAARQKVLAHSTYEVFTERVRAVYRRVFPVAGAELAA; this comes from the coding sequence ATGCGCTCGCTGATCCTGACCCTGGATCCCGCCATGGGCGGCGGCGTGGGAACCATGCAGCGGGTGATGCGCCTGGCGCACCGGCGTCTGGGGCTGGACGTCACGCTTGGTTTCGCTCGCCACGATCGCCGCAGCCGCTGGCACCCGGGCGTGCGCAGCGGCCAGTTCGAAGGCCACCCCACCCTGTCCAGCGGCTACTGGCCGTCGGTGGAGTATCTGAACTACCTGGTGCCGGCCCTGGCGATGCGCGCGCAGATTCGCCAGTTCCCGATCATCCAGGTGGTGAGCGGCATGCACTCCAATAGCCTGATGCCGATCCTGGCCGGCGTGCCGTTCGTGTCGTGGGTGGCCACGCCGTTTCTTGATGAAGTGGCCAGCCGGCGCCAAGGGCCGATACCGACCCTGTCGGTGCGTCTGAACCATGGCCTGCGCGCCGTCAACCAGCGCCTGGAGCGCTGGTCGCTGCGTTTCCCGTCGCTGGTGCTGGCGCTGTCCGAATACACCGCGCGCCGCCTGCAAGTGCTGACCGGCCTTTCGCGCAACCGCCTGGAGATCCTGCGCTGCCCGGTCGATCACCAGCTTTTCCGTCCGGACGGTCCGCGCTGGCCGGCGGCGCCCGGCCGTTACCTGATCTCCGTCGGTCGCGTCGACGACGATCGCAAGAACTATGCAGCGTTGGTGCGGGCGTTCGGGCCGGTGGCGGCGCGGTTTCCCGATCTGCACCTGGTGATCGTCGGCCCGGCAGAGCGCGCGGACAACGCGGTGGTCGCCTTGGCGCGCTCAGCGGGCCTGGGCGAGCGCATCCATTTTCCCGGCCCGCTGGGCGGCGAAGCGCTGGCTGCCGTCTATCGGGGAGCCGAAGCGTACGTGATGACGTCGCGCCAAGAGGGCCTGGGCATCGTGGTGATCGAAGCCCAGGCGGCCGGCCTTCCTGTGATCATCATGCGCTGCGGGGGCAGTGACGAGCTGGTGTCCGACGGCGACGACGGCCGGCTGATCGACCAGGGTGACGAAGCCGGCTTTGCCCGCGTCCTGGGCGACGCCCTGACCACCCCGGTTTGGCTGTCCGCCGCCGGCGCCGCCGCCCGACAAAAGGTTCTGGCGCACTCGACTTACGAAGTCTTTACAGAGCGGGTACGCGCGGTGTATCGCCGGGTCTTCCCCGTCGCCGGGGCCGAGTTGGCCGCGTGA
- a CDS encoding glycosyltransferase has translation MLSRPQRQPEISVVLAVRDNEETVGHLIRAVAAHLRALARSFEILVVNDGSRDNSLSIARLLSAQVPELRLVTRNSSGRAFLRGAAEAHGDVVVLVEAHRTVSLAPLGWALSRLAAGREAVILRGRYIVARRLLALPIIVRASGPGILFEAVFERRAEELGIDVVGSRPQRTPLLLRPFLRFLAA, from the coding sequence ATGTTGTCTCGCCCCCAGCGCCAGCCTGAAATCTCTGTCGTTCTCGCCGTGCGCGACAACGAGGAGACCGTCGGACATCTGATCCGGGCCGTCGCTGCGCACCTGCGTGCGCTGGCCCGTTCGTTTGAAATTTTGGTGGTGAACGACGGCTCGCGCGACAACAGCCTGTCTATCGCCCGGCTGCTGTCGGCCCAGGTTCCCGAGCTGCGGCTGGTGACACGCAACTCGTCCGGACGCGCGTTCCTGCGCGGTGCCGCCGAGGCGCACGGTGACGTGGTGGTTCTGGTCGAAGCGCACCGGACGGTTTCGCTGGCGCCGCTCGGCTGGGCCCTCTCGCGCCTGGCCGCCGGGCGCGAGGCGGTGATCTTGCGCGGCCGTTACATCGTCGCGCGCCGCCTCCTGGCGCTGCCGATCATCGTGCGGGCCAGCGGTCCAGGGATCTTGTTCGAGGCGGTCTTCGAGCGACGCGCCGAAGAACTGGGAATCGACGTGGTGGGCAGCCGCCCGCAACGCACGCCCCTGTTGCTGCGTCCCTTCCTGCGTTTTCTCGCCGCCTAG
- a CDS encoding mechanosensitive ion channel family protein, producing MPILAVFLVAILAALRLVLPVIERGRIKAGIFFAGTYLVSLFAIGLMAPSGSLAPHQHYWLRVLSMLLFSFSGVITAGLVVFDLVLGKREVPRILRDLVHGVGYLIVAAIVLTRSDVDVTKVFTASVLTTAVIGLALQETLGNIMAGLALQLERDFEVGDWIRLDDKMSGRIREVRWRATTLVTKNGDLMLVPNGVVARAVLTNFSRPTSSHRQWVYFRAHFRYPPARVRELVMEAVAGLPSIRKDPAPDCLLWEFREDSVNYACRYWIDDFRRDDGHDSEVRSTIWYALHRQGMELPYPSLNVNMTEMNEDRVRRKLDEDYARRVDALSRVDVFRALDAQKIDRLARRLRRVIFGPSETVLRQGDPGDSLYVVQSGQVAVRIDVHGQQREVATLSAGQFFGEMSLMTGESRAATVVAKSDVECYIVDKEAFQEILDTQPELAGIISDILSQRQLTLGASSHTLPGTEAVPKKELRTRIAAFFGIGIGGGGKDKP from the coding sequence TTGCCGATTCTGGCAGTCTTCTTGGTGGCGATCCTGGCGGCGTTGCGCCTGGTGCTGCCGGTGATCGAGCGCGGCCGTATCAAGGCCGGCATCTTCTTCGCCGGCACCTACCTGGTGTCGCTGTTCGCCATTGGCCTGATGGCTCCGTCCGGCAGCTTGGCCCCGCACCAGCACTACTGGCTGCGGGTCTTGTCGATGCTGCTGTTCTCGTTTTCAGGCGTCATCACGGCGGGCCTGGTGGTGTTCGATCTGGTCCTCGGCAAGCGCGAGGTGCCGCGCATCCTGCGCGATCTGGTCCACGGCGTGGGGTATCTGATCGTCGCCGCTATCGTCCTCACCCGTTCGGATGTCGACGTCACCAAGGTCTTCACGGCGTCGGTGCTGACCACGGCGGTGATCGGCTTGGCCCTGCAGGAAACCTTGGGCAACATCATGGCCGGCCTGGCCTTGCAGCTAGAGCGCGATTTCGAAGTGGGCGACTGGATTCGCCTGGACGACAAGATGTCCGGACGCATCCGCGAGGTGCGCTGGCGAGCCACGACGCTGGTGACGAAGAACGGCGACCTGATGCTGGTGCCGAACGGCGTGGTGGCGCGCGCGGTGCTGACCAACTTCAGCCGGCCCACCAGCTCGCACCGGCAGTGGGTTTACTTTCGCGCCCACTTTCGTTACCCGCCGGCGCGGGTGCGCGAACTGGTGATGGAAGCGGTGGCAGGGTTGCCCAGCATCCGCAAGGACCCGGCGCCCGATTGCTTGCTGTGGGAGTTCCGTGAGGACTCGGTCAATTACGCCTGTCGATACTGGATCGACGACTTCCGGCGCGACGACGGCCATGACAGCGAGGTCCGCAGCACCATCTGGTACGCCTTGCACCGCCAGGGCATGGAGCTGCCTTATCCGTCGCTGAACGTGAACATGACCGAGATGAACGAGGACCGCGTGCGCCGAAAGCTGGACGAGGACTACGCGCGGCGGGTGGACGCCCTTTCGCGCGTGGACGTGTTTCGAGCACTGGACGCCCAAAAGATCGATCGGCTGGCGCGCCGCCTGCGCCGGGTGATCTTCGGCCCCAGCGAGACCGTCCTGCGCCAGGGCGATCCGGGCGATTCGCTGTACGTCGTGCAGTCGGGGCAGGTGGCCGTGCGCATCGACGTGCACGGCCAGCAGCGCGAAGTGGCCACACTGTCCGCCGGGCAATTTTTCGGCGAGATGTCGCTGATGACCGGTGAATCGCGCGCCGCCACCGTCGTCGCCAAGTCAGACGTCGAGTGCTACATCGTCGACAAGGAAGCGTTCCAGGAGATCCTGGACACGCAGCCCGAGCTGGCCGGCATCATCAGCGACATCCTCTCGCAACGTCAGTTGACCTTGGGCGCGTCTTCGCACACCTTGCCGGGCACCGAGGCCGTGCCGAAGAAAGAGCTGCGCACGCGCATCGCCGCGTTCTTCGGCATTGGTATCGGTGGCGGCGGCAAGGACAAGCCGTAG
- a CDS encoding glycosyltransferase: MTKMAGAPPQTLSVIVPTFQRPDWIGRAVRSLAVQTRPPDEVIAVTRDTDTPTHQAIAALQAEGLPFRLLRELVNDPGFMPPVKAGVAVASGDVVAIMDDDAEAETGWARRLLEDYADPTAGAVGGRIINMQGDVPTPVSKTRRVGYVTAFGRFVGNMYREPDFAEPVEVDFLMGGNMSFRREVVGRLEFDLELNRNVAQGYEVDLGLQVKRMGWKVIFDPQLGIRHYSAPRQTVGMRPAADGDAVHWYSYNHARVALRRLPLFHSALAFSYLLTIGERRAPGLVPMLLAPVARRAGFELEAAPAALRGRLLAARRVFGVE; encoded by the coding sequence ATGACGAAGATGGCTGGTGCGCCGCCACAGACATTGTCGGTGATCGTCCCGACCTTCCAGCGTCCCGATTGGATCGGGCGCGCGGTGCGATCGCTGGCCGTCCAGACCCGCCCGCCCGACGAGGTGATCGCCGTGACCCGCGACACCGACACGCCAACCCATCAGGCGATCGCCGCCTTGCAGGCCGAAGGCTTGCCGTTCCGGCTGCTGCGTGAACTGGTCAACGATCCCGGATTCATGCCCCCGGTGAAGGCCGGCGTGGCGGTGGCCTCGGGCGATGTGGTGGCCATCATGGACGACGACGCCGAGGCCGAGACGGGCTGGGCGCGGCGGCTGCTGGAAGATTACGCCGACCCGACGGCGGGCGCGGTCGGCGGCCGCATCATCAACATGCAGGGCGATGTGCCGACGCCGGTCAGCAAGACCCGTCGGGTCGGCTATGTCACCGCCTTCGGCCGTTTTGTCGGCAACATGTACCGCGAGCCCGACTTCGCCGAGCCGGTCGAAGTGGATTTTCTGATGGGCGGCAACATGAGCTTTCGACGCGAGGTGGTCGGCCGCCTGGAGTTCGACCTCGAGCTCAATCGCAACGTCGCCCAAGGTTACGAGGTTGATCTCGGGTTGCAGGTCAAGCGGATGGGCTGGAAGGTGATCTTCGATCCGCAGCTCGGCATCCGGCACTACTCGGCGCCGCGGCAGACGGTGGGGATGCGGCCGGCGGCGGACGGCGATGCGGTCCACTGGTATTCGTACAATCACGCGCGCGTGGCCCTGCGCCGCTTGCCGCTGTTTCACAGCGCGCTGGCCTTCTCGTACCTGCTCACCATCGGTGAGCGTCGAGCGCCGGGCCTGGTGCCGATGTTGCTGGCGCCGGTCGCGCGCCGCGCTGGCTTTGAATTGGAGGCGGCGCCGGCGGCGTTGCGCGGCCGCTTGCTGGCCGCCCGACGGGTGTTCGGCGTCGAGTGA
- a CDS encoding NAD-dependent epimerase/dehydratase family protein, translating into MRIVITGGAGFIGCNAAARFKRANHDVTVVDNLSRVGSNANARWLTDELSIPVTRLDLRDAEPIDAVIGRLAPDVVLHCAGQVAVTTSVTDPRRDFEDNALGTLNMLEAVRRRAPGAIVLYTSTNKVYGGMEDIGVVLRDGRYQYDDLARGCDERRPLDFHSPYGCSKGAADQYVRDYARIYGLRTVVFRQSCIYGYRQFGVEDQGWVAWFTIRAAFGAPVTIFGDGRQVRDVLFIDDLVDAFTAAIERIDVSAGRIYNIGGGPQNQMSLLELVARLDSLTGRKLAVSFADWRPGDQRVFICDIAKAKTELGWAPRTGSHEGVELLYRWVDANRALFGAAVGGGA; encoded by the coding sequence TTGCGTATCGTTATCACTGGCGGAGCCGGGTTCATCGGCTGCAACGCGGCCGCCCGATTCAAGCGGGCCAACCATGACGTCACCGTGGTCGACAACCTCTCGCGCGTGGGCAGCAACGCCAACGCCCGCTGGTTGACCGACGAGCTCTCCATCCCCGTCACGCGCCTGGACCTGCGCGACGCCGAACCGATCGACGCCGTGATCGGCCGCCTCGCGCCTGACGTGGTCCTGCACTGCGCGGGTCAAGTGGCCGTCACCACCTCGGTCACCGACCCACGGCGCGACTTTGAGGACAACGCCCTGGGCACCCTGAACATGCTGGAGGCCGTGCGCCGTCGCGCGCCGGGGGCCATCGTCCTTTACACATCGACCAACAAAGTCTACGGCGGCATGGAAGACATCGGCGTGGTCCTGCGCGATGGGCGCTATCAGTACGATGACCTGGCGCGTGGCTGCGACGAACGCCGGCCGCTGGATTTTCATTCGCCCTACGGCTGCTCGAAGGGCGCCGCCGATCAGTACGTGCGCGATTACGCCCGCATCTACGGTCTGCGCACGGTGGTGTTCCGGCAATCGTGCATCTACGGCTACCGGCAATTCGGCGTGGAGGATCAGGGCTGGGTGGCCTGGTTCACCATTCGCGCGGCGTTCGGCGCGCCGGTGACCATCTTCGGCGACGGCCGCCAGGTGCGCGACGTGCTGTTCATCGACGATCTGGTCGACGCTTTCACCGCGGCCATCGAGCGCATCGACGTCAGCGCTGGCCGCATCTACAACATCGGCGGCGGCCCGCAGAATCAAATGTCGCTGCTCGAGCTGGTGGCGCGCCTGGATTCGCTGACCGGACGCAAGCTGGCGGTCAGCTTCGCCGACTGGCGCCCCGGCGACCAGCGCGTGTTCATCTGCGACATCGCCAAGGCCAAGACAGAACTTGGCTGGGCGCCGCGCACCGGCAGCCACGAAGGCGTCGAGCTGCTTTACCGCTGGGTGGACGCCAACCGCGCGTTGTTCGGCGCCGCGGTGGGCGGCGGCGCTTAA
- a CDS encoding M50 family metallopeptidase codes for MTILVAIIGLGLLIVLHEGGHFLVARLCGMKVERFSIGFGPTLIGFKRGGTLFQIAPIPLGGFVQITGMNPQEEVDPNDPYVYPNRPTWMRFATIVAGPAANYVTSILLMLGILLTFGTLANTKTQKVLEPVAGKPAALAGMAAGDVLVQANGRPISADAPVSDVINGGHGAPVTIKVLRDGQPLSFTVTPEKQSSGVYQIGIQIGPVNKRVPVGVGTAVKEAVVYPYYTSLGILGGLYDMIRGRVHADLSGPIGITRQIAKAVKRGPDEFLGIIALLSTYLGLFNLLPLPALDGGRALFLAIESIIRRRVNPRIEATVHTVGLVFLLGVLLLVSVKDVLGKG; via the coding sequence ATGACGATTCTCGTCGCGATCATTGGCCTAGGTCTGCTCATCGTGCTGCACGAGGGCGGCCATTTCCTGGTTGCCCGCCTGTGCGGGATGAAGGTCGAGCGGTTCTCGATCGGCTTCGGCCCCACCTTGATTGGGTTCAAGCGGGGCGGAACCCTGTTCCAGATCGCGCCGATTCCCTTGGGAGGGTTCGTGCAGATCACCGGCATGAACCCCCAAGAAGAAGTCGACCCTAACGATCCTTACGTCTATCCGAACCGGCCGACCTGGATGCGCTTTGCCACCATCGTGGCCGGCCCGGCGGCGAACTACGTGACGTCGATTTTGTTGATGTTGGGCATCCTGCTGACGTTCGGAACGCTGGCCAACACCAAGACCCAGAAGGTCCTCGAGCCGGTAGCAGGAAAGCCGGCGGCGCTGGCTGGAATGGCCGCGGGCGACGTGCTGGTCCAAGCCAACGGCCGGCCCATCTCGGCCGACGCGCCGGTCAGCGACGTCATCAATGGAGGCCACGGCGCGCCGGTGACGATCAAGGTGCTGCGCGACGGACAGCCGCTGTCGTTCACGGTGACGCCGGAAAAACAGAGCTCGGGCGTTTACCAGATCGGCATCCAGATCGGGCCGGTGAACAAGCGCGTGCCGGTGGGCGTGGGTACCGCCGTGAAAGAGGCGGTGGTCTATCCGTACTACACCTCGCTGGGGATCCTGGGCGGCCTTTACGACATGATCCGCGGCCGCGTGCACGCCGATCTGTCCGGACCGATCGGCATCACCAGGCAGATCGCCAAGGCCGTCAAGCGCGGCCCCGACGAGTTTCTGGGCATCATCGCCCTGCTGTCGACGTACCTCGGCCTTTTCAACCTGCTGCCGCTCCCGGCGCTGGACGGCGGGCGGGCGTTGTTCTTGGCCATCGAATCGATCATTCGCCGCCGCGTGAACCCGCGCATCGAAGCGACGGTTCACACCGTCGGGCTGGTGTTCCTGCTGGGCGTCTTGTTGTTGGTCAGCGTTAAAGACGTCCTCGGCAAAGGCTAG
- a CDS encoding adenosylhomocysteinase has protein sequence MSNFKIADAKLADAGRLRIEWAESRMPVLLTLREKGRKDLPLRGMKVAGCLHVTKETAVLIRTIRAAGAEVSWSGCNPLSTQDDVAAALAAEGTSIYAWHGLTKDEFYWCIDKTLEMKPTLTLDDGADLIFSVHDRHKALAAGVIGGTEETTTGVHRLRSMGKAGKLLYPVIAVNDSETKWDFDNVYGTGQSSLDGILRASSVLLAGKTFVVAGYGHCGRGVAIRARGMGANVIVTEIKPTAALKATLDGFRVMKMDEAAKHGDIFITATGMKDVIVGRHFDVMKEGALVCNTGHYDCEINLVDLEARAKGKREIRHANEEYVLKDGRRIYVLAQGRLVNLAAAEGHPSEVMDMSFANQYLALCKLAKDGKSMKPGVYELPPEQDQELAQIKLGTQGLSIDSLTAEQTKYNDDYSAGT, from the coding sequence ATGTCGAACTTCAAGATTGCTGACGCCAAGCTTGCCGATGCCGGCCGACTGCGCATCGAATGGGCGGAGAGCCGCATGCCCGTGCTGCTGACCCTGCGCGAAAAAGGCCGCAAGGATCTCCCGCTGCGCGGAATGAAGGTCGCCGGCTGCTTGCACGTCACCAAGGAGACAGCGGTTCTGATCCGCACCATCCGCGCCGCCGGCGCCGAGGTGTCGTGGTCAGGCTGCAACCCGCTGTCCACTCAGGACGACGTCGCCGCCGCGCTGGCCGCCGAAGGCACGTCCATCTACGCCTGGCACGGCCTGACCAAGGACGAGTTTTACTGGTGCATCGACAAGACGCTGGAGATGAAGCCGACCCTGACCCTGGACGACGGCGCCGATCTGATCTTCAGCGTGCACGATCGCCACAAGGCCCTGGCGGCCGGCGTGATCGGCGGAACCGAGGAGACCACGACCGGGGTGCACCGGCTGCGATCGATGGGCAAGGCCGGCAAGCTTTTGTACCCGGTCATCGCCGTCAACGACAGCGAGACCAAGTGGGACTTCGACAACGTCTACGGCACCGGGCAGTCATCGCTGGACGGCATCCTGCGCGCGTCGTCGGTGCTGCTGGCCGGCAAGACCTTCGTGGTCGCCGGCTACGGTCACTGTGGGCGCGGCGTGGCCATCCGCGCACGCGGCATGGGCGCCAACGTCATCGTCACCGAGATCAAGCCGACCGCAGCCCTCAAGGCCACGCTGGACGGCTTTCGGGTGATGAAGATGGACGAGGCCGCCAAGCACGGCGACATCTTCATCACCGCCACCGGCATGAAGGACGTCATCGTCGGCCGGCACTTCGACGTGATGAAAGAAGGCGCGCTGGTGTGCAACACCGGTCACTACGACTGCGAGATCAACCTGGTTGATCTCGAGGCGCGAGCCAAGGGCAAGCGCGAGATCCGCCACGCCAACGAGGAATACGTGCTGAAGGATGGCCGCCGCATTTACGTGCTGGCGCAAGGTCGCCTGGTGAACCTGGCGGCGGCGGAAGGCCACCCGTCGGAGGTCATGGACATGTCCTTCGCCAACCAGTACCTGGCTCTGTGCAAGCTGGCCAAGGACGGCAAGTCGATGAAGCCCGGCGTCTACGAGCTGCCGCCCGAGCAAGATCAGGAGCTAGCGCAGATCAAGCTCGGCACCCAAGGCCTCAGCATCGACTCGCTCACTGCCGAACAGACCAAGTACAACGACGACTACTCCGCCGGAACTTAA
- a CDS encoding small ribosomal subunit Rsm22 family protein, whose product MARESRGGRPPARGDVGGQAVARVHRGLVGERALIGTPYLGDAGLRRAYDDTIAPRTRAALAKILAEVAPEPATGATRRLRLLDLGAGTGAASEAFRAHFGQVDVVAVDQVPAPGVLTADLERYDIPPRLEGRFDFIVAAHVLNELHAREPLATRVAARARKAQVWCNRLLDDGGTLLLLEPALRETSRELLAVRDQLVAAGLVVVAPCLWTGPCPALGRERDWCHDTAVRSDVKGPAARVDFSYLAVRTQGEPVTDPTLFRIVSSPLAEKGRLRIFGCGPAGRQPLVRLTRHESDSNAAFADLERGDLARVARTSYARDGLRITEETIVSAAK is encoded by the coding sequence GTGGCCCGGGAAAGCCGGGGCGGCCGGCCGCCCGCGCGTGGTGACGTCGGCGGCCAGGCGGTGGCGCGGGTTCATCGAGGATTGGTGGGTGAGCGTGCGCTGATCGGCACGCCATACCTTGGCGACGCCGGCCTGCGACGGGCCTATGACGACACCATTGCGCCGCGCACGCGCGCGGCGCTGGCGAAGATTCTCGCTGAAGTGGCGCCCGAGCCGGCCACGGGGGCGACACGGCGCCTGCGACTGCTGGATCTGGGCGCTGGCACCGGCGCGGCCAGTGAAGCCTTTCGCGCCCACTTCGGGCAGGTCGATGTGGTGGCGGTCGATCAGGTGCCGGCGCCCGGCGTGTTGACCGCCGATCTCGAGCGCTACGACATTCCGCCGCGGTTAGAAGGACGGTTCGACTTCATCGTCGCCGCCCACGTCCTGAACGAATTGCACGCGCGCGAACCGCTGGCCACGCGCGTCGCCGCCCGCGCGCGCAAGGCGCAGGTGTGGTGCAACCGTTTGCTGGACGACGGCGGAACGCTGCTCCTTCTCGAGCCCGCGCTGCGCGAAACCTCGCGCGAGCTTTTGGCTGTGCGCGATCAGCTGGTGGCCGCCGGTTTGGTGGTGGTGGCGCCGTGCCTGTGGACCGGCCCCTGTCCCGCGCTGGGCCGCGAGCGCGACTGGTGCCACGACACCGCCGTGCGCTCCGACGTCAAGGGTCCGGCGGCGCGCGTTGACTTCAGTTATCTGGCCGTGCGAACCCAGGGCGAGCCGGTGACCGATCCAACCTTGTTCCGCATCGTCAGCTCCCCCCTGGCCGAGAAGGGCCGCCTGCGCATCTTTGGCTGCGGCCCGGCTGGGCGCCAGCCGCTGGTGCGCCTGACCCGACACGAAAGCGACAGCAACGCCGCCTTCGCGGATCTCGAGCGCGGCGACCTGGCCCGCGTCGCGCGGACCAGCTACGCGCGCGACGGCCTGCGGATCACCGAGGAGACGATCGTCTCCGCAGCGAAGTAG
- a CDS encoding glycosyltransferase family 4 protein gives MVVGVLTTSYPRHADDYAGSFVGDRVRALLAEGHAVEVFAAADTRATTRSVEGALTITRIGLDPQGGEPLFYGDGGPEALERGGARAWWQALRFSTDLATAVRARLPHLDALEAHWLVPCVAVAATVAPQKPLRAFSHSGDVALLERLPAGDALARTLAARIAGADLLFVTDDLRRRFAALVGRAIGRVQHLAAPADLFPPITPASRQAARAALGLAGPTVIAVGRLVPIKGFHRLIDACAEAAAIGGQGLPLTAIIVGDGPERGALAAAARVAGVRLTLPGWVPRSNLAHWLHAADAYAQPSLALPSARREGLPVATLEALAVGLPVIASDEPGLRELDVDKNRLLLIETKNRRAFGDALIGTLSRNCVGVVTAV, from the coding sequence GTGGTCGTCGGCGTCCTGACCACGTCTTACCCACGCCACGCCGACGATTACGCCGGCTCGTTCGTCGGCGATCGCGTGCGGGCGTTGTTGGCCGAAGGTCACGCGGTCGAGGTCTTCGCCGCCGCCGACACCCGCGCCACCACGCGGTCCGTCGAGGGCGCATTGACGATCACGCGCATCGGCTTGGATCCGCAAGGCGGCGAGCCGCTTTTTTACGGCGACGGCGGGCCCGAAGCGCTGGAACGCGGCGGTGCGCGCGCCTGGTGGCAGGCGCTGCGCTTCTCGACCGATCTTGCCACCGCGGTGCGCGCGCGTCTGCCTCACCTCGATGCGCTGGAAGCACACTGGCTGGTGCCTTGCGTCGCCGTGGCGGCAACGGTGGCGCCACAAAAACCGCTGCGCGCCTTCTCCCACTCCGGCGATGTGGCGCTGCTCGAGCGACTTCCCGCCGGCGACGCGCTGGCGCGGACGCTGGCGGCGCGGATCGCGGGCGCGGATCTCCTCTTCGTCACCGACGATCTGCGCAGGCGCTTTGCGGCGCTGGTCGGCCGGGCGATCGGTCGCGTTCAGCACCTGGCAGCGCCCGCCGATCTGTTTCCGCCCATCACGCCGGCGTCGCGCCAGGCTGCACGCGCCGCTTTGGGCCTGGCCGGCCCGACGGTGATCGCCGTTGGGCGCCTGGTTCCGATCAAGGGATTTCACCGTTTGATCGACGCGTGCGCGGAGGCGGCGGCGATCGGCGGGCAAGGCCTGCCTCTGACGGCGATCATTGTCGGCGACGGCCCTGAACGCGGGGCGCTGGCTGCGGCGGCGCGCGTGGCGGGCGTGCGCCTGACGTTGCCTGGTTGGGTGCCGCGATCAAACCTGGCGCACTGGCTGCATGCCGCCGACGCGTACGCGCAGCCGTCGCTGGCACTGCCATCGGCGCGGCGCGAGGGATTGCCGGTGGCCACGCTGGAAGCTCTCGCCGTTGGTCTGCCGGTGATCGCCAGCGACGAACCCGGCCTGCGCGAGCTGGATGTCGATAAAAACCGGCTGCTGCTGATCGAAACCAAGAATCGCCGGGCCTTCGGCGATGCCCTGATTGGCACCCTGTCAAGAAATTGTGTTGGCGTTGTAACGGCCGTGTAA